One window from the genome of Paracoccus zhejiangensis encodes:
- a CDS encoding heavy metal translocating P-type ATPase: MSCASCTGRVERALIALPGVEAASVNLATGRAEVTHSAAVSAEALAQTVTAKGYPAAPRAADADPHADHMHHDEDAATLRRNFLIALALTLPVFILEMGGHIVPALHHWLYMTIGTQPVWLAEMVLTAIVLAFPGRVFFRIGIPALLRAAPEMNSLVALGAGAAFLYSSVVTLAPALLPESARHVYFEAAAVIVTLILLGRWLEARAKGQAGAAIRRLVELAPDHAVVLRDGVEARIAVADLRPGDLVRLAPGERVAVDGQITEGHGLIDESMLTGEPVPVAKTAGDPVTGGTVNGNAALTYRVTATGADTALARIVRMVEDAQAAKLPVQALVDQITRVFVPVVIGLAILTFALWLIFGPGLAPAFVAAVAVLIIACPCAMGLAVPVSIMVGTGRGAELGVLFRRGDALQRLAEARIVAFDKTGTLTQGAPALTAMATDGMAEDEALRLTAAAEARSEHPLAAALVKAARDRGLTLPEASGVTANAGRGLSAEVEGQRLLIGNRRALEETGIDLAPALIDRANAWSANGATPVHLAVDGRHVAAFALADPIREGSASIIAALHGLGIETVMISGDTQATADAVGRQLGIDRVIGGVLPDGKLKAVREMGKGSVFVGDGINDAPALAAADTGIAIGTGTDVAIESADAVLIGGDPAGVATAIRLSRSVMRNIRQNLFWAFAYNAALIPVAMGALVPFGGPQLSPMLGAGAMALSSVFVVSNALRLTRAP; the protein is encoded by the coding sequence ATGAGCTGCGCCTCCTGCACCGGTCGGGTCGAGCGCGCCCTGATCGCCCTGCCCGGCGTGGAGGCGGCCTCGGTGAACCTCGCCACCGGGCGCGCCGAGGTGACCCACAGCGCCGCCGTCTCGGCCGAGGCTTTGGCGCAGACGGTCACCGCCAAGGGTTATCCGGCCGCGCCGCGCGCCGCCGATGCCGATCCCCATGCCGACCACATGCACCATGACGAGGATGCGGCCACTCTGCGCCGCAACTTCCTGATCGCGCTGGCGCTGACGCTACCCGTGTTCATCCTCGAGATGGGCGGCCATATTGTTCCGGCGCTGCATCACTGGCTTTACATGACCATCGGCACCCAGCCCGTGTGGCTGGCCGAGATGGTGCTGACCGCGATCGTCCTGGCCTTCCCGGGCCGGGTATTCTTCCGCATAGGTATCCCCGCGCTTCTGCGCGCCGCGCCCGAGATGAACAGCCTCGTCGCACTGGGGGCCGGGGCGGCCTTCCTCTATTCCTCGGTCGTCACGCTGGCCCCTGCCCTGCTGCCGGAAAGCGCCCGGCATGTCTATTTCGAGGCGGCGGCGGTCATCGTCACGCTGATCCTGCTGGGCCGCTGGCTCGAGGCGCGCGCCAAGGGTCAGGCCGGCGCGGCGATCCGGCGGCTGGTGGAACTGGCACCCGATCATGCCGTCGTCCTGCGTGATGGGGTCGAGGCGCGGATCGCCGTAGCCGATCTTCGCCCCGGCGACCTGGTGCGGCTGGCACCGGGCGAGCGGGTGGCGGTGGATGGCCAGATCACCGAGGGCCACGGGCTGATCGACGAATCCATGCTGACCGGCGAGCCGGTGCCGGTGGCGAAAACCGCCGGTGACCCGGTGACCGGCGGCACGGTCAATGGCAATGCGGCCCTGACCTATCGCGTCACCGCGACCGGGGCCGATACCGCCTTGGCGCGGATCGTGCGCATGGTCGAGGATGCGCAGGCGGCGAAGCTGCCGGTGCAGGCGCTGGTGGACCAGATCACCCGGGTCTTTGTCCCGGTAGTCATCGGCCTCGCGATCCTGACCTTCGCCCTGTGGCTGATCTTCGGCCCCGGCCTTGCCCCGGCCTTTGTCGCCGCCGTCGCGGTCCTCATCATCGCCTGCCCCTGTGCGATGGGGCTGGCCGTGCCGGTCTCGATCATGGTCGGCACCGGACGGGGAGCGGAACTGGGCGTCCTCTTCCGGCGCGGCGATGCGCTGCAACGGCTGGCCGAGGCACGGATCGTCGCCTTCGACAAGACCGGAACACTGACCCAAGGCGCACCCGCACTGACCGCAATGGCGACGGACGGCATGGCCGAGGACGAGGCGCTGCGCCTGACCGCAGCCGCCGAGGCGCGGTCGGAACACCCGCTGGCGGCGGCTCTGGTCAAGGCGGCGCGTGACCGCGGCCTGACCCTGCCCGAGGCCAGTGGCGTCACCGCCAATGCCGGGCGCGGGCTGTCCGCCGAGGTCGAGGGCCAACGCCTGCTGATCGGCAACCGCCGTGCGCTCGAGGAAACCGGTATCGACCTTGCCCCCGCGCTGATCGACCGGGCGAATGCATGGTCCGCGAACGGCGCAACCCCGGTGCATCTGGCCGTCGATGGCCGCCATGTTGCCGCCTTCGCACTGGCTGATCCGATCCGTGAGGGATCGGCATCGATCATCGCGGCGTTGCATGGGCTTGGAATCGAGACGGTGATGATCTCGGGCGACACGCAGGCCACGGCAGATGCGGTGGGTCGGCAACTGGGCATCGACCGGGTGATCGGCGGCGTGCTGCCCGACGGCAAGCTCAAGGCCGTGCGCGAGATGGGCAAGGGCTCGGTCTTCGTCGGCGACGGCATCAATGATGCGCCGGCGCTGGCAGCGGCCGATACCGGCATTGCCATCGGCACCGGCACCGATGTCGCCATCGAGTCGGCCGATGCGGTGCTGATCGGCGGCGATCCGGCGGGCGTTGCCACCGCCATCCGCCTCAGCCGGTCGGTGATGCGCAATATCCGCCAGAACCTGTTCTGGGCCTTCGCCTATAACGCCGCGCTGATCCCGGTGGCGATGGGGGCGCTGGTGCCCTTTGGCGGGCCGCAGCTGTCACCGATGCTGGGCGCGGGGGCGATGGCGCTGTCCTCGGTCTTCGTGGTCAGCAATGCCCTGCGGCTGACGCGCGCGCCGTGA
- a CDS encoding bifunctional transcriptional activator/DNA repair enzyme AdaA produces MNKDRTMFDLPEPGALYAALSARDPAFEGRAYVGVTTTGIFCRLTCPARKPRPENCRWFASPSEAASAGFRPCLRCHPTGPEAEGHAAITSLIAALKADPDRRWSEADLMALGHDPSTIRRAFKRHFGETFLDIARAARLRNGLKTMTKGHAMIDAQLDAGFDSASGFRAAFTRLFGHPPHEMRQPSDLRADWIETPLGGMIAIADDEALHLLEFTDRKALPQGLKRLSAHVGGRIGLGRTAVTDRTEAQLSEFFAGDRPLFGLDLQLHGTEFQQRVWQGLRRIPAGETRSYAELAHEIGQPTATRAVANANANNRIAIVIPCHRVIGADGTLTGYAGGLWRKQRLIEIERSYGVAA; encoded by the coding sequence ATGAACAAGGACCGCACCATGTTTGACCTGCCCGAGCCCGGCGCGCTTTACGCCGCACTGTCCGCCCGCGACCCCGCCTTCGAGGGCCGCGCCTATGTCGGCGTCACCACCACCGGCATCTTCTGCCGCCTGACCTGCCCGGCGCGAAAGCCGCGCCCGGAGAACTGCCGCTGGTTCGCCAGCCCGTCCGAAGCTGCATCCGCCGGCTTCCGCCCCTGCCTGCGCTGCCATCCGACCGGTCCCGAGGCCGAGGGTCATGCCGCCATCACCAGCCTGATCGCGGCGCTGAAGGCCGACCCCGACCGCCGCTGGAGCGAAGCCGACCTGATGGCGCTGGGGCATGACCCCTCGACCATCCGCCGCGCCTTCAAGCGCCATTTCGGCGAGACCTTCCTTGACATCGCCCGCGCGGCGCGGCTGCGCAACGGGCTGAAAACCATGACGAAAGGCCATGCCATGATCGATGCGCAGCTTGATGCCGGCTTTGACTCGGCCAGCGGCTTCCGCGCCGCCTTCACCCGCCTCTTCGGCCATCCCCCGCACGAGATGCGCCAGCCCTCGGACTTGCGCGCCGACTGGATCGAGACGCCGCTCGGGGGGATGATCGCGATTGCCGATGATGAGGCCCTGCATCTTCTGGAATTCACCGATCGCAAGGCGCTGCCGCAGGGATTGAAGCGCCTGTCGGCGCATGTCGGCGGCCGGATCGGCCTTGGCCGGACCGCGGTGACCGACCGGACCGAGGCGCAGCTCTCGGAATTCTTCGCCGGGGATCGCCCGCTGTTTGGACTGGACCTGCAACTGCATGGCACCGAGTTCCAGCAGCGCGTCTGGCAGGGCCTGCGCCGTATTCCGGCGGGGGAAACCCGCAGCTATGCCGAACTGGCCCACGAGATCGGCCAGCCCACGGCCACCCGCGCGGTCGCCAATGCCAACGCCAATAACCGCATCGCCATCGTCATCCCCTGCCACCGTGTCATCGGCGCCGATGGCACCCTGACCGGCTATGCCGGCGGGCTGTGGCGCAAGCAGCGGCTGATCGAGATCGAGCGCAGCTATGGGGTGGCGGCATGA
- a CDS encoding isocitrate lyase/PEP mutase family protein gives MSFASLHQPGKPLILFNIWDAGSARAVEGAGAVALATGSASVAGANGYADGQQMPFGELLAVAARIRAASDLPLTVDFEAGYADHPEDVARNALRLHGLGVAGINLEDGIPPESGIRPAVEMAGLIVAIRRATDLFINARTDLFLQNPPAAHAGLMDQALERARLYADAGASGFFAPGLVDPGLIGALCKASPLPVNIMKSPAAPAIAELAALGVARISFGPFPWREAMAALAASYRDQVLNGG, from the coding sequence ATGAGTTTCGCGTCCCTGCACCAGCCCGGCAAGCCGCTGATCCTGTTCAATATCTGGGATGCCGGATCAGCCCGTGCCGTCGAGGGGGCCGGGGCGGTGGCGCTGGCCACCGGCAGCGCCTCGGTTGCGGGGGCGAACGGCTATGCCGATGGCCAGCAGATGCCCTTTGGCGAGCTTCTGGCAGTGGCCGCCCGGATCCGCGCCGCCAGCGACCTGCCGCTGACGGTGGATTTCGAGGCCGGATATGCCGATCATCCCGAGGATGTCGCCCGCAACGCCCTCCGGCTTCACGGGCTTGGGGTGGCAGGCATCAATCTGGAGGACGGGATTCCGCCCGAATCGGGGATCCGCCCGGCGGTCGAGATGGCGGGGCTGATCGTCGCTATCAGGCGGGCCACAGACCTGTTCATCAACGCCCGCACCGATCTGTTTCTGCAGAACCCGCCCGCGGCCCATGCCGGGCTGATGGATCAGGCGCTGGAGCGCGCGCGGCTTTATGCCGATGCCGGGGCGAGTGGCTTCTTTGCACCGGGGCTGGTCGATCCGGGCCTGATCGGGGCGCTGTGCAAGGCCAGCCCCTTGCCGGTGAACATCATGAAATCGCCCGCCGCGCCGGCGATCGCCGAACTGGCGGCGCTGGGGGTTGCCCGCATCAGCTTTGGCCCCTTCCCGTGGCGCGAGGCCATGGCGGCGCTGGCGGCCTCCTACCGGGATCAGGTGCTGAACGGGGGTTGA
- a CDS encoding SoxS protein: protein MAGRIGSWLAALVLALSGAAALAETAPDWQAAPVRLMMVDQQGCVYCAAWDAEIGPGFGRSAEGRTAPLLRVDIDGPWPDGIVLDRSPSMTPTFILLKRGVELGRVEGYVGDTYFYPVLAEMMREAGVPVRQDR from the coding sequence ATGGCGGGCAGGATCGGATCATGGCTGGCGGCGCTGGTGCTGGCGTTGTCGGGCGCGGCGGCGCTGGCCGAGACCGCGCCCGACTGGCAGGCCGCGCCGGTCCGGCTGATGATGGTCGATCAGCAAGGCTGCGTCTATTGCGCGGCCTGGGATGCCGAGATCGGGCCGGGTTTTGGCCGAAGTGCCGAGGGTCGAACCGCCCCCTTGCTGCGGGTGGATATCGACGGGCCTTGGCCTGACGGGATCGTGCTGGACCGCAGCCCGTCAATGACACCGACCTTCATCCTGCTGAAACGCGGGGTCGAGCTGGGCCGGGTCGAGGGCTATGTCGGGGATACCTACTTCTACCCGGTGCTGGCCGAGATGATGCGGGAGGCCGGGGTGCCGGTGCGGCAGGACCGCTAA
- the meaB gene encoding methylmalonyl Co-A mutase-associated GTPase MeaB, with translation MTELLTPLLNGDRRALSRAITLIESTRADHREDAITLLSQLPDRQALRIGLSGTPGVGKSTFIEAFGTLLTEKGLKVAVLAVDPSSARSGGSILGDKTRMEQLSRNPNAFIRPSPSRAELGGVARRTREAIRLCEAAGFDVVLIETVGVGQSETLVAEMSDLFILLLAPAGGDELQGVKRGIMEMADLILVNKADGDLLPTARRTVADYAGALRLLRKRPQDPENFPLAHAVSAATGDGLEQAWDEMRHLTGWRRAHGHFDATRARQARYWFQAEVRAGLLSRLDTPEARARLAELGEAVAHGKAAPGVAAAEMLDWLNG, from the coding sequence ATGACCGAGTTGCTGACACCCTTGCTGAACGGCGACCGCCGGGCCCTGTCCCGCGCGATCACGCTGATCGAATCCACCCGCGCCGACCACCGCGAGGACGCCATCACGCTCTTGTCGCAACTGCCCGACCGGCAGGCGCTGCGGATCGGTCTGTCGGGAACGCCGGGGGTAGGCAAATCCACCTTCATCGAGGCCTTCGGCACGCTTCTGACCGAAAAGGGCCTCAAGGTCGCGGTTCTGGCGGTCGATCCCTCCTCGGCGCGCTCGGGCGGCTCGATCCTCGGCGACAAGACCCGGATGGAGCAGCTGTCGCGCAACCCCAACGCCTTCATCCGCCCCTCGCCCTCGCGCGCCGAACTGGGCGGCGTCGCCCGCCGCACCCGCGAGGCAATCCGGCTTTGCGAGGCGGCAGGCTTCGACGTGGTGCTGATCGAGACCGTGGGGGTGGGCCAGTCGGAAACGCTGGTGGCGGAAATGTCCGACCTCTTCATCCTGCTGCTCGCCCCCGCCGGCGGCGATGAATTGCAGGGGGTCAAACGCGGCATCATGGAGATGGCCGACCTGATCCTCGTGAACAAGGCCGATGGTGACCTGTTGCCCACGGCCCGCCGCACCGTCGCCGACTATGCCGGCGCGCTGAGGCTTCTGCGCAAGCGCCCGCAGGACCCCGAGAATTTCCCGCTGGCCCATGCCGTTTCCGCCGCGACCGGGGACGGGCTGGAACAGGCCTGGGACGAGATGCGCCACCTGACCGGCTGGCGCCGCGCCCATGGCCATTTCGACGCCACCCGCGCGCGTCAGGCGCGCTACTGGTTCCAGGCCGAGGTGCGTGCCGGTCTGCTGTCGCGGCTCGACACGCCCGAGGCCCGCGCCCGTCTGGCGGAACTCGGCGAGGCCGTCGCCCATGGCAAGGCCGCGCCGGGCGTGGCGGCGGCCGAGATGCTGGATTGGCTGAACGGTTGA
- a CDS encoding GDSL-type esterase/lipase family protein translates to MIGRRAVLAGAALWPLAARAETGPRIVAFGDSLTEGYGLPASKGLVPVLQDWLAARSTPARIVNRGLSGDTTYGGRVRIHWALRDGADAVIVQLGGNDMLLGWSSVQAEANLDAILTSAGAKGRPLLLVGIHAPGKREDWRRGWAEIWPRLARRHDALLLPDLYAPLAAIPAGERKPFLLADGIHPSAKGVELLVGHLGPSVQALITRVGAG, encoded by the coding sequence GTGATCGGGCGAAGGGCAGTTCTGGCGGGGGCCGCGCTCTGGCCCCTTGCCGCGCGGGCCGAGACAGGGCCACGCATTGTTGCTTTCGGAGACAGCCTGACCGAGGGCTATGGCCTGCCAGCCAGCAAGGGGCTGGTGCCGGTGCTGCAGGACTGGCTGGCCGCCCGCAGCACGCCCGCCCGGATCGTCAATCGCGGCCTGTCGGGCGATACCACCTATGGCGGGCGCGTCCGCATCCACTGGGCGCTGCGCGACGGGGCCGATGCGGTGATCGTGCAGCTAGGCGGCAATGACATGCTGCTGGGCTGGTCATCAGTGCAGGCCGAGGCCAATCTGGATGCCATCCTGACCAGTGCCGGGGCGAAAGGCCGCCCGCTGTTGCTGGTCGGCATTCACGCACCGGGCAAGCGGGAGGACTGGCGGCGGGGCTGGGCCGAGATCTGGCCGCGACTGGCGCGGCGTCATGATGCCCTGCTGCTGCCCGATCTCTATGCGCCGCTGGCGGCAATCCCGGCGGGCGAGCGGAAGCCTTTCCTGCTGGCCGATGGCATCCACCCCTCGGCCAAAGGGGTGGAGTTGCTGGTGGGTCATCTGGGGCCAAGCGTGCAGGCCCTGATCACGCGGGTCGGCGCGGGTTAG
- the rpmB gene encoding 50S ribosomal protein L28 — translation MSRVCELTGKGPMTGNNVSHANNKTRRRFLPNLNDVSLTSEKMGKTYSLRISAAALRSVDHRGGLDAFLAKAKDVELSDRARKIKREIAKKDGPAELA, via the coding sequence ATGTCGCGCGTCTGCGAACTGACCGGCAAAGGCCCGATGACCGGCAACAATGTCAGCCACGCCAACAACAAGACCCGGCGTCGGTTTCTGCCCAACCTGAACGATGTCTCGCTGACCTCGGAAAAGATGGGCAAGACCTATTCGCTGCGGATCTCGGCTGCGGCCCTGCGCTCGGTGGATCACCGCGGCGGTCTGGACGCCTTCCTGGCCAAAGCCAAGGATGTCGAGCTGTCGGATCGTGCGCGCAAGATCAAGCGCGAGATCGCCAAGAAAGACGGCCCGGCCGAACTGGCCTGA
- a CDS encoding copper chaperone PCu(A)C: MKIALLAAAAALLPVVAMAQDGLIAHDAYARASNPKSGAAFMVVENQGSTACTLQGVASDAAAKVELHSHQEVDGVMKMGPIEGGIEIAPGASHALERGGDHVMLMGLTEPLENGATVKLALDFGDCGGLDLEVPVDNDRQPKAAGAMDHSQMDHGKMDHSAHTGN; encoded by the coding sequence ATGAAAATCGCACTTCTCGCCGCCGCTGCGGCATTGCTGCCCGTGGTTGCCATGGCCCAGGACGGGCTGATCGCCCATGACGCCTATGCCCGCGCCTCGAACCCCAAATCCGGCGCCGCCTTCATGGTGGTCGAGAACCAGGGCTCCACCGCCTGCACCCTGCAGGGGGTCGCCTCGGATGCCGCCGCCAAGGTCGAACTTCACAGCCATCAGGAGGTCGATGGCGTCATGAAGATGGGCCCGATCGAGGGCGGCATCGAGATCGCGCCGGGGGCCAGCCACGCGCTCGAACGGGGCGGCGATCATGTCATGCTGATGGGGTTGACCGAGCCGCTGGAGAACGGCGCGACCGTCAAGCTGGCGCTGGATTTCGGGGATTGCGGCGGCCTTGATCTCGAGGTGCCGGTGGACAATGACCGCCAGCCCAAAGCGGCGGGCGCCATGGATCACAGCCAGATGGACCATGGCAAGATGGACCACAGCGCCCATACGGGCAACTAA
- the serS gene encoding serine--tRNA ligase, protein MHDIRAIRDNPEAFDAALSRRGLAALSPAILKLDADRRARISEAEAAQAEQNKASKEVGAAKGRGDEAEFERLRALVADKKADVARMQAEAAALDVELRDLLMGIPNAPLDSVPDGADENDNVEIHRWGSPRNFDFTPVEHFDIPGVKPGMDFETAAKLSGSRFVVLKGGVARLHRALAQFMIDLHVNAHGLEETWTPVLVTEEMMYGTNQLPKFGEDSYQTREGYWLIPTSEVTLTNTVHGDLLDHAELPRRMTAHSQCFRSEAGSAGRDTSGMLRQHQFEKVEMVSITDAENGLAEHARMTRCAEAVLEALNLPYRTVVLSTGDMGFGARITHDLEVWLPGQDKYREISSVSYCGDFQARRMNARYRPTGGGKPEFVHTLNGSGLAVGRALIAVLENGQQADGSVELPAALHPYLGGRTRLGADGKLA, encoded by the coding sequence ATGCATGACATTCGCGCGATCCGTGACAATCCCGAAGCCTTTGACGCGGCGCTGTCGCGGCGCGGGCTGGCGGCGCTGTCGCCCGCGATCCTGAAGCTGGATGCCGACCGCCGCGCCCGGATCTCTGAGGCCGAGGCGGCACAAGCCGAGCAGAACAAGGCCAGCAAGGAAGTCGGCGCCGCCAAGGGCCGGGGCGACGAGGCCGAGTTCGAGCGCCTGCGCGCGCTGGTGGCCGACAAGAAGGCCGACGTGGCGCGGATGCAGGCCGAGGCTGCGGCGCTGGACGTGGAACTGCGCGACCTGTTGATGGGCATTCCCAATGCGCCGCTGGACAGCGTGCCGGATGGCGCGGATGAGAACGACAATGTCGAGATCCACCGCTGGGGCAGCCCGCGCAATTTCGACTTCACCCCGGTCGAGCATTTCGACATCCCCGGCGTGAAGCCCGGCATGGATTTCGAGACCGCCGCCAAGCTGTCGGGCAGCCGCTTCGTCGTGCTGAAGGGCGGCGTGGCGCGGCTGCACCGGGCCTTGGCGCAGTTCATGATCGACCTGCATGTGAACGCGCATGGGCTGGAAGAGACCTGGACCCCGGTGCTGGTCACCGAAGAGATGATGTATGGCACCAACCAGTTGCCGAAATTCGGCGAGGACAGCTACCAGACCCGCGAGGGTTACTGGCTGATCCCGACCTCGGAAGTGACGCTGACCAATACCGTGCATGGCGACCTGTTGGACCACGCCGAGCTGCCGCGCCGGATGACCGCGCACAGCCAGTGCTTCCGCTCGGAAGCGGGCAGCGCCGGGCGCGACACCTCGGGGATGCTGCGCCAGCACCAGTTCGAGAAGGTCGAGATGGTCTCGATCACCGATGCCGAAAATGGTCTGGCCGAACATGCGCGGATGACCCGCTGTGCCGAGGCGGTGCTGGAGGCGCTGAACCTTCCCTATCGCACCGTCGTCCTGTCGACCGGCGACATGGGCTTCGGCGCGCGCATCACCCATGACCTCGAGGTCTGGCTGCCCGGCCAGGACAAGTATCGCGAGATTTCCTCGGTCAGCTATTGCGGCGATTTTCAGGCGCGGCGGATGAACGCCCGCTATCGCCCTACGGGTGGCGGCAAGCCGGAGTTTGTCCACACGCTGAACGGCTCGGGCCTTGCCGTGGGCCGGGCGCTGATCGCTGTTCTGGAGAACGGCCAGCAGGCCGATGGCTCGGTCGAGTTGCCGGCGGCGCTGCACCCCTATCTGGGCGGGCGGACGCGGCTTGGCGCGGATGGCAAGCTGGCCTGA
- a CDS encoding thiosulfate oxidation carrier protein SoxY codes for MIDRREMLAAGLTGLALTALPWPARAVEPTADQLIVAFTGGVTPAGTGVTLDLPEVAENGFSVPVSLAAPGATEILLLAPENPWPQLARFRFGPLSGRQAVSTRIRLARTQEVIALARLADGNLARTSTWVEVIVGGCGA; via the coding sequence ATGATCGACAGACGGGAGATGCTTGCCGCCGGCCTGACCGGGCTGGCGCTGACCGCGCTGCCCTGGCCGGCGCGCGCGGTCGAGCCGACGGCGGATCAACTGATCGTTGCCTTCACCGGCGGCGTGACGCCCGCCGGGACCGGCGTGACCCTGGATCTGCCCGAGGTTGCCGAGAACGGTTTCAGCGTTCCAGTCTCCCTCGCCGCCCCCGGCGCGACCGAGATCCTGCTGCTCGCCCCCGAGAACCCCTGGCCGCAACTCGCGCGCTTCCGCTTCGGCCCGCTGTCGGGCCGGCAAGCCGTCTCGACCCGCATTCGCCTTGCCCGCACGCAAGAGGTCATCGCGCTGGCACGGCTGGCGGATGGCAACCTCGCCCGTACCTCGACCTGGGTCGAGGTGATCGTTGGCGGTTGCGGGGCCTGA
- a CDS encoding L,D-transpeptidase gives MNRRQMISLALPLIAAPSLVLAQAAPAAPQVTQTATRDPYAPTEVAIRDGFEVGSIVVVSKDFFLYHVIAPGRAVRYGVAVGKAELVWKGRATVGRKTEWPSWKPTPDMIERNPAAYKKYENGMPGGPGNPLGARALYLYNANGQDTAIRIHGTTEPGSIGRAVSNGCLRMRNEAVMSLYDQIPIGTPVYVY, from the coding sequence ATGAACCGCCGACAGATGATTTCGCTGGCCCTGCCGCTGATCGCCGCGCCCTCGCTGGTGCTGGCGCAGGCCGCGCCCGCCGCCCCGCAAGTGACCCAGACCGCCACCCGCGATCCCTATGCCCCGACCGAGGTCGCCATCCGCGACGGGTTCGAGGTGGGCAGCATCGTCGTGGTCAGCAAGGATTTCTTCCTCTACCATGTCATCGCCCCCGGTCGCGCGGTCCGCTATGGCGTCGCCGTCGGCAAGGCGGAGCTGGTCTGGAAAGGCCGGGCCACCGTCGGGCGGAAGACCGAATGGCCCAGCTGGAAGCCCACGCCCGACATGATCGAGCGTAACCCGGCCGCCTACAAGAAATACGAGAACGGGATGCCCGGTGGCCCCGGCAACCCGCTGGGGGCGCGCGCGCTCTATCTCTACAATGCCAATGGGCAGGACACGGCGATCCGCATCCACGGCACGACCGAGCCCGGCTCGATCGGCCGCGCGGTCAGCAATGGCTGCCTTCGCATGCGCAACGAGGCGGTGATGAGCCTTTACGATCAGATCCCGATCGGCACCCCCGTCTACGTCTACTGA
- the soxZ gene encoding thiosulfate oxidation carrier complex protein SoxZ, protein MASNVTPRLRLPKTAAKGEVIEIRTLISHPMESGLRKDAQGRTIPRGIINRLVVTFNDQPVIDVDLGPGISANPYFAFHAMVPGAGEFLFSWFDDDGSVYEERRQIEVT, encoded by the coding sequence ATGGCCAGCAACGTCACCCCCCGTCTGCGTCTGCCGAAAACCGCCGCTAAGGGCGAGGTGATCGAGATCAGAACGCTGATCTCGCACCCGATGGAATCGGGGCTGCGCAAGGATGCCCAAGGCCGGACCATTCCGCGCGGCATCATCAACCGGCTGGTGGTGACCTTCAACGACCAGCCGGTGATCGATGTCGATCTTGGCCCGGGGATCAGCGCCAATCCCTATTTCGCCTTCCACGCCATGGTGCCGGGAGCGGGCGAGTTCCTGTTCAGCTGGTTCGATGATGACGGCTCGGTCTACGAGGAACGGCGGCAGATCGAGGTCACCTGA